In bacterium, the DNA window AAACATTGTCTTTGAAAATATTACGATATCCAATCACTTCGAAAGAGGCATCATTATCAGAGAAGGAAGCCATCATATAACAATCAAAAACTGTGTGGTCAAAAATAACGGGCTTGGTATATGGATAGGCGGTTATGCCGGAATCAACCACAAAATAATCAACAATGAAGTATTCTCCAATGAAACACACGGTATCGCCATTGATGTAGTTAACTGTAAACGGGGCTCAGAGACCTTAATCGCGGGAAACCGTGTATACAACAACGGGCATCACGGAATGGAAATAAACGGCAGTTATTATATTATCGAAGAAAACGAGGTTTTTAACAACGGGTTGAAACACCTGGGATGCACGGGCATCCATACTTACGCCAAGGACGCGAAACAGGACACGGGCGATCATAACATAATCAGATATAATGTCTGTTACAGGAACAGGGATACAAAAAAATTTGACGGCAACGGCATACAGCTTGACCAGTGGTGCGACTATAATGAAGTTTATTACAACATATGCTACGAGAATGACGGCGCCGGCATATGCATATTTGACAGTTCAAACAGCGTGGTTTATAACAATACCCTCTTTAACAACGCCTTAGACTCAGGCAAATCACATCAGATTAAGGCCGAACTTGTCATTGCCAGCGATTTCACCAAAAATGTGGACCATACAAACAATATCTCCGTATTCAACAATATAGTCGTGGCTAACAATAAAAATGTATACGCTATTTACGTGGACAGGCTGAGCTCGGATAATAAACTTTCAATAAACAATAATCTTTTTTATAATTTGAAATCCGATAAGTTTTACATATGGGATGACAGAACGGTCAAAGATATTAACAAAATGGACAATCTTAACGCGAAAATAAAAGGTAACCTGTCTGATAACCCTTTATTTACCACAAAAACCCCGGCGGAAATTAACGGTTTCAAACTTCAGGAAAACTCGCCCTGTATCGGCAAGGGAATATACACCGGGCAGAAAAGAGATATTTTTGGGCATATAATACCTGAAAATAGAAACCCTTCTTTGGGAGCAATACAACACAACCCGGGAGATTCTCAGTGAAAGTCGCTTTTTTGGGTTCCAGAGGAATACCGGCCTGTTACGGCGGTTATGAAACGCTTGTGGAAGAACTCGCTCTCGGCCTCGTTTCAAAAGGGAATAACGAAGTAATTGTTTATTGCCGGAGCAACTATTTCGAGGACAAGCCCAAAAACCTCAAGGGCATTAAACTGGTTTATCTCCCCACAATGCGCATTAAACCGCTGGAAAGCATAATCCATTCTTTTCTGTCTTCAATACACGTGCTTTTCCGGGATGTAAAAGTTGTGTTTTTCGTGGACCCGGCAAATGCCCCGTTTTTCTTATTGCTCCGCCTGTTCGGCAAAAAAGTAGTCGTCCATACAGACGGACTCGGATGGCAAAGGCTGAAATGGAACGCGATAGAGAGAAAATACTATAAATTCGTTGAACTGTTGTGTAAATGGATGGCAAACGTGCTCATCACGGATAATCCCGCTATGCAAAAATACTACAAAGATGAATATAACGCGGATTCCGTTTACATACCATACGGCGCTTCAAACCACGATATATCAAATACAAATATTTATAATGAACTTGGAATCCCCGAAAAAAAATACCTTCTTCTGGTAGCAAGGCTCGAACCTGAAAATAATCCCGGACTGATAATCAAAGAATATGTTAAGGCCGATATCGATATGCCGTTAGTTGTCGTTGGCGACTCTCCTTATAATCCCGATTTTATGGCAAAATTAAAGCAGGCGGCCAACAAAAAAGTTATATTTACAGGTTTTATCAGGGATCAGCAAAAGTTAAATGCATTGTATCGGGGGGCTTTCATTTATATCCACGGCCACGAAGTCGGTGGAACCAATCCTTCCCTGTTGCGCGCTATGGATGCTGCAACGGCCCCACTGGTAATATCTTCCCCTTTTAACAAATCAGTTATACCTGACTGCGGATATATTTTTGAAAAGGAGGAAGGTTCTCTTTCAAATATCTTAAAAAAACTTGCCACAAAACCCGATGAGGTCAAAAAAATAGCTCTTCTGGCAAAAAGACAGGCTGATACAAATTTTAAATGGGAAACAGTCGTAAAGGAATACGAAAAGGTATTTAATAAAATTTAATCGAGGCTTAAGGCAAGAAAAAAACAGGCTGAGGCCAAGGTTGATGGTATTGAGATTACTCTCTCAGAAGACGTAAAATATTTTCTTTTGTAAATACACTCATATCCTCCGGGCGTTCGAGGAAATTTTCCGCATCCCTTTTTACTTTTGCCCAATCCACCTTGCTTGCCACCTCGAAAACAATGTTCCGCCATGTTGTTTCCATAGGAAATTCTTTCTTCCAGCCCGTTTGTTTCAAGGCATTATCCAACTGGACAATATTCGGCGCAATACCGGGCCATTTTGACAGGTACCAGCCAAGGTCAAAATAATCACGGCCTTTTGTATATTCCCTGCTAAGAACGGCGTGTACTTTACCCGCGAATAATGAATTTTTTTCATATGTTAGAAACGAAAGAGGAAAATACCTGTTCACAACCATTGTTTCGGTAACAGCCCCTTTCGGAGGATTTGTATCAACCTCAATCTTTATAGAAATATTTTGCTCGGCAAAGGGTGAAATACCGGCGTCTTTCATCAATTCCTTAATCTTTACGAACGCCGAATTCACGGTCTTTGCATCATTAAACGTCACACCGGCATTGTATCCGGCAAGGGATAATTCTTCCTTGATTTTCATCATAAGCTCCGCAAATGCCAGGCCTTTAATATTCTCCGCCGAAAAATCGAGGTCTTCGGAAAAACGAGGAAGCCTGTGCATAAAACGCAAAGCGGTCCCTCCCACAAACGCCAAATTTGAAAACGCGCCATTGTCATGCATTACCCTGAGGATATAAGCCTGCAGGTACTCGCGCATTACATTTAATTTAGCGTTCATCCCGCTTTGTTTAGCGGCAAGTTCCAATACATAATCTTTCATAATGTTTTCTCTTCGTCTTTATACGACTCTATATATTTATTAACTTCCTTCACGGCGCGCAAAATACCCGCGCTTTTGAACTTTTTTGCGTAAGCAAACAGCTTATCCTTATTTATATTTGCGACATTCTGGAGCCGTAAACCTGTCAGGTACGCCTGTGAAACTTTCATTCCGTTAAGATAGAATAGGTCAAGAAGAGCTTTTTCCGGAAAAGCGATGAAACCCGTTTGACCATTTACCGTAACTGAAGCGTATCCCCAAAAAAGCTCTTTCTTGATATGTCTATACGCAAAAACTCCCGCCTCTGAAATAAACCTACCCTGTCTTTTTGTTGTCAGAGACGTAAAAACAGGCACAGCTTCGGGAATAAGCCCGTGATATTCCAACGCTTTTTCCAGGCTGATATACGACGGCCTCTTCAGTAAAGACGCCAGATACGGTTCATAAAGCGTTGTCCTGCGATATGGTTCCGCAAAAAGATAGATACTTCTTTTTGCCTGAATGAGCTTTTTTGCTTTTACCCAACGGCTTAGCTGTACTTTTAGCGGCCGGGAATTAACAATCCCCGCTGTAAGGAGATCCGCATCGATAACCGGAAGAGCCGCATATTCATCTATAAATTTACCCCATTTCATAGCGTTAATTTAACATATTTGTTAATATAACGCAATAGAAATTTCCTCCCTTTATTAGGGGCTCATCCTGTGTCAACTGTCCGAAGTTTCGCTTCGGACAGTTAGAGGCCGAGGACAGGGTTAAGATAAGAACTGCCAGGGCACGGCAATAACTTTTTTGCTAAGCATTTTTACCTCGTTTCCCGCATATACCAAAACTCCCGCTGTGGTTTCGGTATGTTCGCGCATAAACTCCAAAATGCTTTTCGTATCGGAATACTTCGCTTTATCTGTACATTTAACCTCAAAAACAATAGATTTTCTACCATGCTCAACGACAAAATCCACTTCACTGCCGGAAACAGTTCTCCAGTAAAATACGTTAGCCCTCGGAATTAAATCCTGACAGGCTATTTTCAGGTGCAGAAGAACAAGCGTCTCAAAAAAAGCCCCCATTTCCCTCGATTTCTCCATAGCTTCCATATCATAATAACCTGAAAGGTACACTGCCAGGGCCGGGTCAAGCCAGTATATTTTAGGCGTTTTTACAAGACGTTTATTCCTGTTTTTTGCATATACGTTTATCCTTGTAATCAAACAGCTTGTTTCAAGAATATTCAAATACCTGTAAACCGTAGGCTGGCTTACTTTAATGTCGCGGGAAATATCCGTTTGATTCATTATCTGACCACTGCGAAGAGCCGCTGATTCCATAACTCTTCTGAAATCCACAAGTGATTCTATCTGTGATAATTGCCTCAAGTCCCTTTCCAAATAGGTTGACACATATCCTTCCCACCATCTCAGATATTCCGAAGAAGATTTGAACGTAATCAAGGGCGGCATAAAACCTCTGTGCATTAACCTAAAAGTATCTTCAGTGGAAACGCTTATTTTGCTCTCTTCGGGAAAATCCGAGTTTAAAAGGCCGGACAGCAAATTGCCGGGGGATGTTCCTGCCATTTCACTATAGCTCATCGGCAAAAGGTTAAAATAGACAGCACGCCCGGCAAGAGATTCGCTAACTTTCTGCATTAACATAAGGTTTGCGGAACCGGAGAGCACAAAAGATATATTTCTATCTTTACTATCAACAACTTTTTTTATCGCCGAAAGAACTTTAGGAGATTTTTGAACCTCATCTAATACTATCCTCTTAG includes these proteins:
- a CDS encoding right-handed parallel beta-helix repeat-containing protein, which codes for MRILKIHILFVLLIWLFPIPVFGKNIDIYPNHKVKKENSLASFFQIRWSDVKPGDTILLYDDYGPYREPFIILGKGTPEKPIIIKAAEGEKPVIMSSVIFSHAENIVFENITISNHFERGIIIREGSHHITIKNCVVKNNGLGIWIGGYAGINHKIINNEVFSNETHGIAIDVVNCKRGSETLIAGNRVYNNGHHGMEINGSYYIIEENEVFNNGLKHLGCTGIHTYAKDAKQDTGDHNIIRYNVCYRNRDTKKFDGNGIQLDQWCDYNEVYYNICYENDGAGICIFDSSNSVVYNNTLFNNALDSGKSHQIKAELVIASDFTKNVDHTNNISVFNNIVVANNKNVYAIYVDRLSSDNKLSINNNLFYNLKSDKFYIWDDRTVKDINKMDNLNAKIKGNLSDNPLFTTKTPAEINGFKLQENSPCIGKGIYTGQKRDIFGHIIPENRNPSLGAIQHNPGDSQ
- a CDS encoding DUF1972 domain-containing protein, with amino-acid sequence MKVAFLGSRGIPACYGGYETLVEELALGLVSKGNNEVIVYCRSNYFEDKPKNLKGIKLVYLPTMRIKPLESIIHSFLSSIHVLFRDVKVVFFVDPANAPFFLLLRLFGKKVVVHTDGLGWQRLKWNAIERKYYKFVELLCKWMANVLITDNPAMQKYYKDEYNADSVYIPYGASNHDISNTNIYNELGIPEKKYLLLVARLEPENNPGLIIKEYVKADIDMPLVVVGDSPYNPDFMAKLKQAANKKVIFTGFIRDQQKLNALYRGAFIYIHGHEVGGTNPSLLRAMDAATAPLVISSPFNKSVIPDCGYIFEKEEGSLSNILKKLATKPDEVKKIALLAKRQADTNFKWETVVKEYEKVFNKI
- a CDS encoding nucleotidyl transferase AbiEii/AbiGii toxin family protein; translated protein: MKDYVLELAAKQSGMNAKLNVMREYLQAYILRVMHDNGAFSNLAFVGGTALRFMHRLPRFSEDLDFSAENIKGLAFAELMMKIKEELSLAGYNAGVTFNDAKTVNSAFVKIKELMKDAGISPFAEQNISIKIEVDTNPPKGAVTETMVVNRYFPLSFLTYEKNSLFAGKVHAVLSREYTKGRDYFDLGWYLSKWPGIAPNIVQLDNALKQTGWKKEFPMETTWRNIVFEVASKVDWAKVKRDAENFLERPEDMSVFTKENILRLLRE
- a CDS encoding ATP-binding protein — protein: MNENHSQHEFIYKNRVITPSLKEAAKAHPVIIITGARQVGKSTLLRHAHPFNNWKYISLDDFEILEQAENDPDSLWVGAKRIVLDEVQKSPKVLSAIKKVVDSKDRNISFVLSGSANLMLMQKVSESLAGRAVYFNLLPMSYSEMAGTSPGNLLSGLLNSDFPEESKISVSTEDTFRLMHRGFMPPLITFKSSSEYLRWWEGYVSTYLERDLRQLSQIESLVDFRRVMESAALRSGQIMNQTDISRDIKVSQPTVYRYLNILETSCLITRINVYAKNRNKRLVKTPKIYWLDPALAVYLSGYYDMEAMEKSREMGAFFETLVLLHLKIACQDLIPRANVFYWRTVSGSEVDFVVEHGRKSIVFEVKCTDKAKYSDTKSILEFMREHTETTAGVLVYAGNEVKMLSKKVIAVPWQFLS